The genomic interval CGAGAGGGAAGGGTAAAGGGTTATCACGGCCAGCGTTTCACTGGTATCGTCCTGGCTCGCGATCGCGATGTTGCCGATCTTAAGCGACGACGTATCGATTTCTTCGGAAAATGTCAGCAGTATCTGGCGGTCGTTCAGGCTCGCGATCTTTTGCAGCCGCGGTTTAAGGCGGTCCTTGGACAGGGGCGCCGCCTTGTGCGCGCAAGTAAGCAGCGAAAGCAGAACTACTGCGGTACCGACTGCTTGCCAACAACGCGCCATGATTTATTGTACCTTTTTTTCGGTGAAAGTCAATCAGGTTTTTGGAGGATCTTTTTCAAGATCTGCCGTTGGTCGGTTTTTTCTGAAAGTTCCACTAGATATGCTGACAACGCGTAATAAGCGCGCAGCAGCGGTTTATTGCTTCGCAGGATTTTTATGTGCTGTTCAATGGTTTTGATATCTCCCCGCCTGACCGGACCGCTCAGCGCGTTATCAAGACCGAGATCTGCGACATTGTTCAAGGTTTGCTTGGTAAGCCCGATGACCATTTTCCGCGCGCTTCTTGGGTTGATCCGTGATAAGCGCGCGATATCTTCGGTCGCTTTCATCAGCCCGATCGGCAGATTAGAACTGAAAACGCCCAGCAGGTGATACCAGACCTTATGCCGGCGCGGGATATGCCTGATGGTGAAATACGGTTTCTTGAAAATGCTGTTGGTAAGTTCACGCGCTTTCCGGTCACCCTGGCAGAGCATGAGATATTTTTTCTCGCGGGGCGGTATCGCCAGGCAGGGGAAGGTCGCGAAAGGATGCAGCGAAACCCGCCATGCGTAGCGGTGTTTGGGGACAATTTCAGCGGGCAGCAGACCGCTGAAGTGGCAGATCAAGGTGGGTTTGATCAAACGCGGTACCAGTTTCGAGCCGATCCTGGCGATTTTATCGTCGGGCGTGGCGATGAGGATCGTATCGCTTTTTTTTATAATGGCGTCCAGACCGGAATTGTTCCGCAACCTCAAAATTCGCAGGCCGGCTCTTTCCCTGGCCTTGCGGGAATCATAAATGCCGGTTATCGCATGGTCTTTTTTCAAAAAATAACACATGGTCAATCCGACCTTTCCGCAGCCGATCAAACCGATGTTCATATCGGCTGATTATATACTTTTCTGCCGGACGGTCAAGCATCAAGGAATTGTCTGATTTTGGTATCGTTAAAACGTACGATCATTCTCTTGTTGTGACAAATTGAGTATCATATTGGGGGGGGGCTGGTTAGGCTGAAAATCTGGCTTGACATTGGAACTTATTTATATAAAATACTCTGATGTTATTTATCCTTTCATTATTATTATACAATCTGGCGTCGCTGTCCAACCCAATAGAAATCAAGGCATTTGATACCCCTAATGATGATGGTTCCAGCATTTCAATATCATGGAAAACCGCTGTTCCCCTGACATCCATT from bacterium carries:
- a CDS encoding DUF2520 domain-containing protein translates to MNIGLIGCGKVGLTMCYFLKKDHAITGIYDSRKARERAGLRILRLRNNSGLDAIIKKSDTILIATPDDKIARIGSKLVPRLIKPTLICHFSGLLPAEIVPKHRYAWRVSLHPFATFPCLAIPPREKKYLMLCQGDRKARELTNSIFKKPYFTIRHIPRRHKVWYHLLGVFSSNLPIGLMKATEDIARLSRINPRSARKMVIGLTKQTLNNVADLGLDNALSGPVRRGDIKTIEQHIKILRSNKPLLRAYYALSAYLVELSEKTDQRQILKKILQKPD